In Primulina huaijiensis isolate GDHJ02 chromosome 16, ASM1229523v2, whole genome shotgun sequence, a single genomic region encodes these proteins:
- the LOC140961356 gene encoding pathogenesis-related thaumatin-like protein 3.5 yields the protein MAASRFFHVPVIFSILLLLITGLQFSECARIFTVVNYCKETIWPAITPGENFGGGGFSLKPGQTEVLVAPVSWSGRIWGRTGCNFDRNGNGSCQTGSCGTSLKCAASGKPPASLAEFTLAGTDFYDVSLVDGFNLPMTVTPINGRGNCSVAGCFSDLRLNCPAELAVKGGGRTVACRSACDVLNTDEYCCRGVYGNPSTCKPTYYSRIFKQACPKAYSYAYDDPTSIFTCSGTDYVVAFCSSRGQTMCTYHNQKLLCSGSVGSSPRYRWGMTILAFITASAIWHMF from the exons ATGGCAGCCTCTAGATTTTTTCATGTACCAGTAATTTTCTCCATTTTACTACTACTGATAACGG GACTACAATTTTCGGAATGCGCGAGAATCTTCACCGTAGTAAACTACTGCAAGGAAACAATCTGGCCAGCCATCACACCCGGTGAGAACTTCGGCGGCGGTGGATTCTCCCTCAAGCCTGGGCAGACAGAGGTACTTGTCGCGCCAGTCAGTTGGTCAGGCCGTATATGGGGTCGAACCGGCTGCAACTTCGACCGGAATGGAAACGGCTCCTGCCAAACTGGTAGCTGCGGCACTTCTCTCAAATGCGCCGCATCAGGAAAACCACCAGCCTCATTAGCCGAATTCACGTTGGCTGGCACAGATTTCTATGACGTTAGCCTTGTCGATGGCTTTAACTTGCCAATGACCGTGACACCGATAAATGGGAGGGGGAACTGTAGTGTTGCAGGCTGCTTTTCAGACTTGAGGCTGAATTGCCCGGCTGAACTGGCCGTGAAAGGGGGCGGAAGGACTGTGGCTTGCAGAAGTGCCTGTGACGTGCTCAACACAGATGAGTATTGCTGCCGGGGGGTATATGGGAATCCATCTACATGCAAGCCTACTTATTATTCGAGGATATTTAAACAAGCTTGCCCCAAGGCATATAGTTATGCTTATGATGACCCGACCAGTATTTTTACGTGTTCCGGAACCGACTACGTTGTTGCATTCTGCTCATCAAG GGGGCAAACTATGTGCACATATCACAACCAGAAGTTGCTGTGCAGTGGATCAGTGGGATCGAGTCCCCGGTATAGATGGGGGATGACAATTCTTGCTTTTATAACCGCAAGTGCAATTTGGCATATGTTCTAA
- the LOC140960809 gene encoding auxin transporter-like protein 3 has product MASEKVETVVAGNYVEMEKEEETESSSTKSKLSMLFWHGGSVYDAWFSCASNQVAQVLLTLPYSFSQLGMVSGITFQLFYGLMGSWTAYLISVLYVEYRTRKEREKVDFRNHVIQWFEVLDGLLGKHWRNIGLFFNCTFLLFGSVIQLIACASNIYYINDNLDKRTWTYVFGACCATTVFIPSFHNYRIWSFLGLIMTTYTAWYLTIASLLHGQVEGVQHSAPAKMVLYFTGATNILYTFGGHAVTVEIMHAMWKPQRFKLVYLIATIYVLTLTLPSASAVYWAFGDMLLNRSNAFALLPKTRFRDTAIILMLIHQFITFGFACTPLYFVWEKFIGVHETKSLLKRAIARLPVVIPIWFLAIIFPFFGPINSTVGSLLVSFTVYIIPALAHMITFASASARENAVERPPKVVGGWVGSYSVNIFVVAWVFIVGFGFGGWASMVNFVHQIDTFGLFTKCYQCPKHKA; this is encoded by the exons ATGGCTTCGGAGAAAGTGGAGACTGTAGTAGCCGGAAACTACGTCGAGATGGAGAAGGAAGAAGAAACCGAATCCAGCTCTACTAAGAGCAAGTTATCGATGCTGTTTTGGCATGGTGGTTCAGTTTATGATGCATGGTTCAGCTGCGCTTCTAATCAG GTTGCACAAGTACTGCTGACGTTGCCTTATTCATTTTCCCAACTTGGGATGGTTTCTGGGATTACCTTCCAACTGTTCTATGGTTTAATGGGAAGCTGGACGGCTTACCTTATCAGTGTTCTCTATGTAGAATACAGAACTAGGAAGGAGAGGGAGAAGGTTGATTTTAGAAATCATGTAATTCAG TGGTTTGAAGTTCTTGATGGGTTACTTGGAAAGCATTGGAGAAACATAGGCCTCTTTTTCAACTGCACTTTTCTTCTATTTGGATCTGTCATTCAGCTCATAGCATGTGCAAG TAACATCTATTACATAAATGACAATCTTGATAAGAGAACTTGGACATACGTGTTTGGAGCATGTTGCGCCACCACTGTGTTTATCCCTTCATTCCACAATTACAGAATTTGGTCATTTTTAGGACTAATTATGACAACTTACACAGCCTGGTACCTGACCATAGCTTCCCTTCTCCATGGACAG GTTGAGGGAGTGCAGCACTCGGCACCTGCCAAAATGGTTCTGTACTTTACTGGGGCTACAAATATTCTTTATACATTTGGGGGCCATGCTGTGACAGT GGAAATAATGCATGCAATGTGGAAGCCACAGAGGTTCAAGCTAGTATACTTGATTGCAACAATTTATGTATTGACTTTAACCCTGCCATCAGCCAGTGCTGTTTACTGGGCTTTCGGAGATATGCTCCTCAACCGATCCAATGCCTTTGCTTTGCTACCAAAAACTCGATTTCGAGACACTGCTATCATCCTTATGCTCATTCATCAG TTTATTACGTTTGGATTCGCTTGCACCCCTCTGTACTTCGTGTGGGAGAAGTTCATCGGTGTACACGAAACAAAAAGCTTATTGAAACGTGCCATAGCGAGATTACCAGTGGTTATTCCGATATGGTTTCTAGCCATTATATTTCCATTTTTCGGACCAATTAACTCAACTGTCGGATCTTTGCTTGTTAGCTTCACCGTGTACATAATTCCTGCGTTGGCTCACATGATCACTTTTGCTTCTGCTTCTGCCAGAGAG AATGCAGTGGAGAGACCTCCAAAAGTTGTTGGAGGGTGGGTTGGCTCGTATTCGGTGAACATATTTGTGGTGGCATGGGTTTTTATTGTAGGGTTTGGATTTGGAGGTTGGGCTAGCATGGTCAATTTTGTTCATCAGATTGATACTTTTGGACTCTTCACCAAATGTTACCAATGCCCTAAGCATAAAGCTTGA
- the LOC140961084 gene encoding protein SRC2-like yields the protein MECRKFEITLISAHDLENVRILGKMKVHARVSIGSTNQETEKRTPTDGHGETNPTWNFTMKYTISESMIQHYNTMLVIKLYCKRKLGDRYVGEIHTPMKELFEFAKPMGGSCILSFPVQKGCVNSQGEIRFSCRFGEKVMLDDLLLAENLAAGMSLG from the coding sequence ATGGAGTGCAGGAAATTCGAGATAACCTTAATATCAGCACACGACCTGGAAAACGTGCGCATCCTGGGCAAGATGAAGGTCCACGCCCGGGTTTCGATCGGGTCGACCAACCAGGAGACGGAGAAACGGACCCCGACAGATGGGCATGGGGAGACCAACCCGACCTGGAACTTCACCATGAAGTACACCATAAGTGAATCCATGATACAGCACTACAACACCATGCTGGTGATCAAGCTGTACTGTAAAAGGAAGCTGGGAGACAGATACGTTGGAGAAATACATACTCCCATGAAAGAGCTGTTCGAATTCGCTAAGCCTATGGGTGGGAGCTGTATCCTGAGCTTCCCCGTGCAGAAGGGCTGCGTAAATTCCCAGGGTGAGATCAGGTTTTCTTGCAGGTTTGGAGAGAAGGTGATGCTCGATGACTTGCTGTTGGCTGAAAATCTTGCTGCGGGAATGAGTCTTGGATGA
- the LOC140961355 gene encoding chaperone protein dnaJ A6, chloroplastic-like: MAIIPCGSTQVNWWGVQSQAVVRNSVTSKLSTSSDMRLAPQSSALFSQKSLNALFGSVSYNSLASKRGARLIVRADRDYYSVLGVSKNASKSEIKSVYRKLARSYHPDVNKEPGAEQKFKEISNAYEVLSDDEKRSVYDKYGEAGLKGAGAGMGDFSNPFDLFESLFGGMGGMGMGGRGSQNRATEGEDQMYNLVLNFKEAVFGVEKEIDITRLDSCSTCDGSGAKPGTKTTKCTTCGGQGQVVSSARTPLGVFQQVMTCSACGGTGEIATPCNTCNGDGRVRKSKRISLKVPAGVDSGSRLRVRSEGNAGQRGGPPGDLFVIIDVLADSVLKRDDTNILYTCKVSYVDAILGTTVKVPTVDGMVDLKIPSGTQPGTTLVMAKKGVPLLNRNNMRGDQLVKVQVEIPKRVSGEERKLIEELAELSKAKALNGRR; encoded by the exons ATGGCTATCATACCTTGCGGAAGCACACAGGTGAACTGGTGGGGAGTTCAGTCTCAAGCAGTTGTAAGAAACTCAGTTACGAGTAAATTATCAACATCTTCAGATAT GAGGCTGGCACCACAGAGTTCCGcattattttctcaaaaatcattgAACGCTCTTTTTGGTTCAGTGTCATATAACAGTTTAGCTTCGAAAAGAGGAGCCCGTCTCATTGTGAGAGCTGATAGA GATTACTATTCGGTGCTTGGTGTGTCTAAAAACGCTAGCAAGTCGGAGATCAAAAGTG tgTATAGAAAGCTTGCAAGGAGCTATCATCCAGATGTGAACAA AGAGCCGGGAGCTGAACAGAAATTCAAAGAGATTAGTAATGCTTACGAG gttTTATCAGATGATGAGAAACGTTCCGTTTATGACAAATATGGGGAGGCTGGGCTTAAAGGTGCTGGCGCAGGAATGGGG GATTTCAGCAACCCGTTTGATCTATTCGAGTCCTTATTTGGAGGAATGGGTGGCATGGGAATGGGAGGAAGAGGCTCTCAGAACCGAGCAACAGAAGGTGAAGACCAGATGTATAATCTGGttttgaatttcaaagaagctgTATTTGGTGTGGAGAAAGAGATTGACATAACGCGTCTCGATAGCTGCAGCACCTGTGATGGATCAGGGGCGAAACCGGGAACGAAGACAACCAAGTGTACCACATGTGGTGGCCAAGGGCAAGTCGTATCATCGGCGAGGACCCCTCTAGGCGTCTTCCAACAAGTCATGACATGTTCTGCATGTGGTGGTACCGGAGAAATCGCTACTCCATGCAACACATGTAATGGTGATGGTCGAGTGAGGAAGTCAAAGCGTATCAGCTTGAAAGTTCCAGCAGGGGTGGATTCTGGAAGTCGTTTGAGGGTTCGCTCAGAAGGAAATGCTGGACAGAGAGGGGGCCCTCCCGGAGATCTTTTCGTGATCATAGATGTTCTTGCTGACTCAGTTCTGAAAAGGGATGACACCAACATCCTTTACACCTGCAAGGTTTCATATGTCGATGCCATTTTAGGAACAACAGTGAAGGTACCTACGGTAGATGGGATGGTTGACCTTAAAATTCCATCAGGTACTCAGCCGGGAACAACACTTGTCATGGCAAAGAAAGGCGTACCCCTTCTCAACAGAAACAATATGAGGGGTGACCAGTTGGTGAAGGTTCAAGTTGAGATTCCGAAACGTGTAAGCGGGGAAGAAAGGAAACTCATCGAAGAACTTGCTGAGTTGAGCAAGGCTAAGGCTCTCAACGGTAGGAGATAA